In one Thermanaerovibrio velox DSM 12556 genomic region, the following are encoded:
- a CDS encoding FeoA family protein, which yields MSGSRLEGFISLGDAKEGVLCRVVGFEGAGPLKTRALQMGLVPGTVVQVGKPAPMGDPISVRFRGMDVSLRREEAQVVRVEILSSCGGSCCCCAGGCGH from the coding sequence TTGAGTGGTTCTAGGTTGGAGGGTTTTATTTCCCTTGGCGACGCTAAGGAGGGGGTTCTCTGCAGGGTGGTTGGCTTTGAGGGCGCAGGTCCCCTCAAGACCCGGGCCCTTCAGATGGGGCTGGTGCCCGGCACGGTGGTTCAGGTGGGGAAGCCGGCCCCCATGGGGGATCCCATATCGGTGCGCTTCCGGGGGATGGACGTGAGCTTGAGGCGTGAGGAGGCCCAGGTTGTTCGGGTTGAGATCCTCTCCTCCTGCGGGGGCTCCTGCTGCTGCTGTGCCGGGGGGTGTGGGCATTGA
- a CDS encoding FeoA family protein, whose amino-acid sequence MCPLSSASEGEVLSVLRVRLEPQEVKKLGEMGISPGMRLRLVRRDRFSVVVDAAGSRLALGGQVASRIWVAPVPGA is encoded by the coding sequence ATGTGCCCATTGAGCTCTGCATCAGAGGGGGAAGTCCTTTCGGTCTTGCGGGTGCGGCTTGAGCCCCAGGAGGTTAAAAAGCTGGGTGAGATGGGGATCTCCCCGGGGATGAGGCTGAGGTTGGTCCGCAGGGACCGGTTCTCCGTGGTGGTTGATGCCGCAGGGTCCCGGCTGGCCCTAGGAGGGCAGGTGGCCTCTCGAATATGGGTGGCCCCGGTGCCGGGAGCGTAG
- a CDS encoding DtxR family transcriptional regulator encodes MSSKRSEDYLEEMFLEEMEGRLPSVTGLARALEVTKGTVVSVLKKLCAEGLLEHERYGNPSLTEEGRKRALSIYRRHQELAHFFRLLGVHGERAQQVACEMEHLLDDQVEMRLFALSDYICEGLRRGEPWAMELKRRLESPMELPHPMCLGGDGRRCRVVRITAEGALRKRLLEMGMVPGMEVELKGRSWGDDPLEVEVLGRRVGLRSDEARCIWVVPIR; translated from the coding sequence ATGTCGTCGAAGCGTTCTGAGGACTATCTGGAGGAGATGTTCCTGGAGGAGATGGAGGGGCGTCTGCCCTCCGTGACGGGGCTTGCAAGGGCCTTGGAGGTCACCAAGGGCACTGTGGTTTCGGTGCTTAAGAAGCTCTGTGCCGAGGGGCTTCTGGAGCACGAGAGGTACGGCAACCCTTCCCTCACCGAGGAGGGGCGGAAGAGGGCGCTTTCTATCTACCGGCGTCATCAGGAGCTCGCTCATTTCTTTCGGCTCCTTGGGGTCCACGGTGAGAGGGCCCAGCAGGTGGCCTGCGAGATGGAGCACCTTTTAGATGACCAGGTGGAGATGAGGCTCTTTGCCCTGTCGGACTACATATGCGAGGGGTTAAGGCGGGGGGAGCCCTGGGCGATGGAGCTTAAACGGCGTCTTGAGAGCCCCATGGAGCTGCCTCATCCCATGTGCCTTGGGGGCGATGGGAGGAGGTGCCGGGTGGTCCGGATCACCGCCGAGGGGGCCCTCAGGAAGCGCCTTCTTGAGATGGGGATGGTCCCGGGGATGGAGGTGGAGCTTAAGGGGAGATCCTGGGGGGACGACCCGCTGGAGGTGGAGGTGTTGGGGCGCCGGGTGGGGCTCCGGTCCGATGAGGCCCGGTGCATATGGGTGGTGCCGATCCGTTGA
- a CDS encoding TlpA family protein disulfide reductase produces the protein MRILVLLSAMLAFCPSQCIAKATDRLPDVELLPLSSGEAPMRLSKAFQGDLALIVLFSPGCPSCEAQIKGAEELLERLGPNPPFTLVPIATSYYPVGFTQAVWDSWTVKSKGYAEKEEGLFKHLKVRNVPVLIWASKDLAVKGMRRSPTSQGELRQDLKKLTGL, from the coding sequence ATGAGGATCCTGGTGCTTTTGAGCGCGATGCTGGCATTCTGCCCATCCCAGTGCATCGCCAAGGCTACGGATCGGCTCCCTGACGTGGAGCTCCTCCCCCTCTCATCGGGGGAAGCGCCGATGAGGCTCTCAAAGGCGTTTCAAGGGGACCTGGCGCTCATCGTCCTATTCTCCCCCGGGTGCCCCTCCTGCGAGGCCCAGATAAAAGGGGCGGAGGAGCTGCTGGAGAGGTTAGGTCCAAATCCCCCCTTCACGCTGGTGCCCATAGCCACCTCCTACTACCCGGTGGGGTTCACCCAAGCGGTCTGGGACTCCTGGACCGTCAAGTCCAAAGGATACGCGGAAAAGGAAGAGGGGCTGTTCAAGCACCTCAAGGTCCGAAACGTACCGGTCCTCATCTGGGCCTCCAAGGACCTCGCCGTGAAGGGGATGCGCCGCTCACCCACGTCCCAGGGGGAGCTCCGCCAGGACCTCAAGAAGCTCACGGGGCTTTAG
- a CDS encoding Lrp/AsnC family transcriptional regulator, which translates to MDQLDLNLLEDLTADGRVSYAELGRKYNLTRVSIKERIDRLRQEGIIEGFTITINPEAAGKHVSAFFEIDVEPFYLDSVAHALAEKPEVENLYLMTGSSTLHMHALLNDMEDLERFVLNHIYSLKGISRVQTHLILKRYKSRNGGLRL; encoded by the coding sequence ATGGATCAATTGGACTTGAACCTGCTGGAGGATCTCACCGCGGACGGCAGGGTGAGCTACGCGGAGCTGGGCCGCAAGTACAACCTCACCAGGGTGAGCATAAAGGAGCGCATAGACCGGTTGAGGCAGGAGGGGATAATAGAGGGGTTCACCATCACCATAAACCCCGAGGCGGCGGGGAAACACGTATCCGCCTTCTTCGAGATCGACGTGGAACCCTTCTACCTTGACTCGGTGGCCCACGCCCTGGCGGAGAAGCCGGAGGTGGAAAACCTATACCTCATGACCGGCTCGAGCACCCTCCACATGCACGCCCTCCTGAACGACATGGAGGACCTGGAGCGCTTCGTGCTGAACCACATCTACTCCCTCAAGGGCATAAGCCGGGTGCAGACCCACCTGATACTCAAGCGCTACAAGAGCCGCAACGGGGGGCTTAGGCTTTAG
- a CDS encoding FAD-dependent oxidoreductase, with translation MSDTGVKKVLVIGGVACGAKAASRLRRLRPDWEITIVEKSDTLSYAACGMPFFLEGAVPDFKELLSTPAGVIRDVNFFRNVKGIQVFTGHMATGIDRSRKAVSLVNVETGASQELSYDYLVIAAGASPVIPDLPGIDLNGVSPLWTPRNALEIRSALDGGNVKEAVVVGAGLVGLEAAEAMAKRGIKVTVVELLDRPLAALLDGEFGALLAKAIRSYGVEFIPSCKVEGFEGDCGVLSGVRTDQGVIKAQLALVSVGVRPNVQLAKDAGLEIGPAGGIKVDASMRTSDPFIYAGGDCVDTYNRVSRLPVRQPMGSTANRHGRVIADNIAGFNSEFHGVIGTAIMRFFDHTVGRTGLSEEAARQAGFDPVGVTVTGSDKPHFMKGSGTVVMRILADRKTRRVLGGQVFGTGQADKRLDVLACAVYSGMRVDELADMDHAYAPPFSSALDVMTHGANHLRNRLDGLVDTVRPSELAKLVEEGAVLLDVRGPGEKEVQGQLPFDRILEIPLGQLEKRIAEVPRGRKVVPYCKISLRGWDAVAVLRKHGFEDLAVLEGGVLGWPFELKK, from the coding sequence GTGAGCGACACTGGGGTGAAGAAGGTGTTGGTGATAGGCGGAGTGGCCTGTGGGGCAAAGGCGGCGTCCAGGCTGAGGCGTCTTAGGCCAGACTGGGAGATAACCATAGTGGAAAAGTCCGACACGTTGAGCTATGCGGCGTGTGGGATGCCCTTCTTCCTTGAGGGGGCCGTTCCGGATTTTAAGGAGCTCCTTTCAACCCCAGCGGGGGTCATAAGGGATGTGAACTTCTTCCGGAACGTGAAGGGGATCCAGGTGTTCACCGGACATATGGCCACGGGCATAGACCGGTCCCGGAAGGCGGTGTCGCTGGTAAACGTGGAGACCGGTGCCTCTCAGGAGCTCTCCTACGATTACCTTGTGATCGCCGCTGGAGCTTCCCCGGTGATCCCGGACCTGCCCGGGATAGATCTGAACGGGGTGAGTCCCCTTTGGACCCCCAGGAACGCCTTGGAGATCCGTTCCGCCCTTGACGGGGGCAACGTGAAGGAGGCGGTGGTGGTCGGAGCTGGGCTGGTGGGTCTTGAGGCGGCGGAGGCCATGGCCAAGAGGGGGATCAAGGTCACCGTGGTGGAGCTTTTGGACCGCCCCCTGGCGGCGCTTCTGGACGGGGAGTTCGGGGCCCTGCTGGCCAAGGCCATAAGGAGCTACGGTGTGGAGTTCATCCCCTCCTGCAAGGTGGAGGGTTTCGAGGGAGACTGCGGAGTCCTGTCCGGCGTTAGGACCGACCAGGGGGTTATAAAGGCCCAGCTGGCCCTGGTGAGCGTGGGGGTAAGGCCCAACGTCCAGCTTGCCAAGGACGCGGGGCTCGAGATCGGTCCCGCTGGGGGCATCAAGGTGGATGCGTCCATGAGGACCAGCGATCCTTTCATATACGCCGGCGGCGACTGCGTCGACACCTACAACCGGGTGAGCCGGCTCCCGGTGAGACAGCCCATGGGATCCACCGCCAACCGGCATGGCCGGGTCATAGCGGACAACATAGCGGGCTTCAACAGCGAGTTCCACGGGGTCATAGGCACTGCGATCATGCGGTTTTTCGACCACACGGTGGGTCGTACGGGGCTTTCCGAGGAGGCCGCCAGGCAGGCGGGTTTCGATCCCGTGGGGGTCACGGTGACCGGGTCCGACAAGCCCCACTTCATGAAGGGCTCTGGGACGGTGGTGATGAGGATCCTGGCGGACCGGAAGACCCGAAGGGTCCTAGGCGGGCAGGTCTTCGGCACCGGACAGGCGGACAAGCGGCTTGACGTGCTGGCCTGTGCGGTGTACTCGGGCATGAGGGTGGACGAGCTGGCGGACATGGATCATGCCTACGCACCGCCGTTCTCCTCCGCCCTGGACGTGATGACCCACGGGGCGAACCACCTCCGCAACCGGCTTGATGGGCTGGTGGACACCGTGCGCCCCTCGGAGCTGGCCAAGCTTGTGGAGGAGGGGGCGGTCCTCCTGGACGTCCGGGGTCCCGGGGAGAAGGAGGTTCAAGGGCAGCTCCCCTTCGACCGCATCCTGGAGATACCCCTGGGGCAGCTGGAGAAGCGGATCGCGGAGGTTCCAAGGGGGCGTAAGGTGGTCCCGTACTGCAAGATATCCCTTAGGGGATGGGATGCCGTGGCGGTGCTCAGGAAGCACGGGTTTGAGGACCTGGCGGTCTTGGAGGGCGGCGTGCTGGGCTGGCCCTTTGAGCTGAAGAAGTAG
- a CDS encoding rubrerythrin family protein has protein sequence MKTHDNLMSAFAGESQANRKYLAFAKVAEKEGHRLAAKMFLAAAEAETIHAHGHLKAAGGIGDTAANLKAAVGGETYEYTQMYPPFIEDAKAEGNDEAVRTFTYANEAEKVHAKLFQEVLEKLGTDDGDEFFVCTVCGHVHKGKEAPAECPICHSKSGAYKMV, from the coding sequence ATGAAGACCCACGATAATCTCATGAGCGCGTTTGCGGGGGAGTCCCAGGCGAACCGCAAGTACCTGGCCTTTGCCAAGGTGGCGGAGAAGGAGGGGCACCGTTTGGCGGCCAAGATGTTCCTTGCCGCCGCGGAGGCGGAGACCATACACGCCCACGGGCATCTCAAGGCCGCGGGGGGCATTGGGGACACCGCGGCGAACCTCAAGGCCGCGGTTGGGGGTGAGACCTACGAGTACACCCAGATGTACCCACCCTTCATAGAGGACGCCAAGGCGGAGGGGAACGACGAGGCGGTTAGGACCTTCACCTACGCCAACGAGGCGGAGAAGGTCCACGCCAAGCTCTTCCAGGAGGTGCTGGAAAAGCTCGGCACCGACGACGGTGACGAGTTCTTCGTCTGCACCGTCTGCGGCCACGTTCACAAGGGCAAGGAGGCCCCGGCGGAGTGTCCCATATGCCACTCCAAGTCCGGAGCCTACAAGATGGTTTAG
- a CDS encoding glycoside hydrolase family 5 protein: protein MGMAFRDRGWWLMPLRFVRMSWILCFLGFLLWLPGGVLCGVAWGEDKISFWDVQRKGTNFFNHEPTEEWFDAAKALGVDWVRLAYDKWDGEGRDFLLKDADRYGGLSRRDLEKLKRVLGWAHERGMKVVIAPLTLPGSRWAQNNRGKRDVRLWRDRAYWAQAEAFWRDLAMELKGNPAVVGYNIINEPVPEFRTGLQETASVEEYRAWYRKHRGTAADLFEFYRGVIAAIREVDKDTPIMVDSGWFARPDAFTYWPAGLEDRKVLYAVHMYEPYEFTSHRNFKERRGFSYPGEVPYGGGIERWDRGRIQEYFAPFLRWAGDNRIAPNRIVVAEFGCYRRNPGAERYFKDLISLMNRWKVHWAFYAFREDRWDGMDYEIGPGGLGEAYWKAVEKGLKPNPPRRDNRIFDVIRGEFRRN, encoded by the coding sequence ATGGGTATGGCCTTCAGGGATCGGGGTTGGTGGTTGATGCCCTTGAGGTTTGTCAGGATGTCTTGGATCTTGTGCTTCCTGGGGTTTTTGCTTTGGCTTCCCGGGGGCGTCCTTTGCGGTGTCGCATGGGGGGAGGACAAGATATCCTTTTGGGATGTCCAGAGGAAGGGGACCAACTTCTTCAACCATGAGCCCACGGAGGAGTGGTTTGACGCCGCCAAGGCCCTGGGGGTTGATTGGGTCAGGTTGGCCTATGACAAGTGGGACGGAGAGGGTCGGGATTTCCTGTTGAAGGACGCGGACCGTTACGGCGGGCTGTCCCGGCGGGATCTCGAGAAGCTCAAGCGGGTGCTGGGCTGGGCCCACGAGAGGGGGATGAAGGTGGTCATAGCCCCCCTTACCCTCCCGGGCAGCCGCTGGGCTCAGAACAACCGGGGCAAGAGGGACGTGAGGCTTTGGAGGGACAGGGCCTATTGGGCTCAGGCGGAGGCCTTTTGGAGGGACCTGGCAATGGAGTTGAAGGGCAACCCCGCGGTGGTGGGGTACAACATAATAAACGAGCCGGTGCCGGAGTTCCGGACCGGCCTTCAGGAGACCGCCTCGGTGGAGGAGTACAGGGCTTGGTACCGGAAGCACCGGGGAACCGCCGCGGATCTCTTTGAGTTTTACCGTGGGGTGATAGCCGCCATAAGGGAGGTGGACAAGGACACCCCCATAATGGTGGATTCCGGGTGGTTTGCCAGGCCCGATGCCTTTACCTATTGGCCCGCAGGGCTTGAGGACCGGAAGGTGCTATATGCGGTTCACATGTACGAGCCCTATGAGTTCACCAGCCACCGGAACTTCAAGGAGCGGAGGGGCTTTTCCTACCCCGGTGAGGTCCCTTATGGCGGCGGGATCGAGAGGTGGGATCGAGGCAGGATCCAGGAGTACTTCGCCCCCTTCCTCCGCTGGGCCGGGGACAACCGAATAGCTCCGAACAGGATAGTGGTGGCGGAGTTCGGCTGCTACAGGAGGAACCCCGGGGCGGAAAGGTACTTTAAGGATCTGATCTCCCTCATGAACCGCTGGAAGGTCCACTGGGCCTTCTACGCCTTCCGGGAGGACCGGTGGGACGGCATGGACTATGAGATAGGTCCCGGGGGGCTTGGGGAGGCCTACTGGAAGGCGGTGGAAAAGGGTCTTAAGCCCAATCCTCCAAGGAGGGACAATCGGATCTTCGACGTGATAAGAGGGGAGTTTAGGAGGAATTAG
- a CDS encoding adenosylcobinamide-GDP ribazoletransferase → MVKGLKEYLVFVPRGFMVMWNLLTRLPRLGDSYPTTDSPGVLALGPLVGLVMGLMVGTVGLVAFQGLPGLLTGALCGSAYSLLGWSLHLDGFADLWDGLGSGRRGDAMREVMKDSRSGAFGVMGMVLGLLAWCSACGDLRGVHLPLGLALAGALGRFSLLACAFLGRYPWVSGLGGVFVGRLKGPHLALGALWCAPFAIVLPWPLLLGLLGLSGLLGALMAIWMNQRMGGVNGDVLGACEVLGEIGVLAILAKFI, encoded by the coding sequence ATGGTTAAAGGGTTGAAGGAGTACCTGGTCTTCGTCCCCCGGGGCTTCATGGTCATGTGGAACCTCCTTACCAGGCTGCCAAGGCTTGGGGACTCGTATCCCACGACGGATAGCCCCGGGGTGCTCGCCCTGGGCCCCCTGGTGGGGCTCGTGATGGGTCTTATGGTGGGGACGGTGGGGCTGGTGGCGTTTCAGGGGCTGCCTGGCCTGCTGACTGGAGCTCTTTGCGGGTCCGCCTACTCCCTTTTGGGGTGGTCCCTGCATCTGGACGGCTTTGCAGACCTCTGGGACGGCCTTGGGTCCGGTCGAAGGGGTGATGCCATGAGGGAGGTGATGAAGGACAGCCGTTCCGGGGCCTTCGGGGTTATGGGCATGGTGTTGGGCCTTCTGGCCTGGTGCTCCGCCTGCGGGGATCTGCGGGGAGTTCACCTGCCCCTGGGGCTTGCCCTGGCTGGTGCATTGGGTAGGTTTTCCCTGCTGGCATGTGCCTTCCTCGGCAGGTACCCCTGGGTATCAGGGCTAGGCGGGGTGTTCGTTGGAAGGTTGAAAGGGCCCCACCTGGCGCTCGGGGCCCTTTGGTGCGCCCCGTTCGCAATCGTCCTCCCATGGCCGCTCCTCCTGGGGCTACTGGGGCTCTCCGGACTTTTGGGGGCCCTCATGGCGATTTGGATGAACCAAAGGATGGGAGGAGTTAACGGAGATGTGCTCGGGGCCTGCGAGGTCCTGGGAGAGATAGGGGTTTTGGCTATCCTGGCTAAATTTATATAG
- a CDS encoding bifunctional adenosylcobinamide kinase/adenosylcobinamide-phosphate guanylyltransferase — translation MERVLILGGVRSGKSRFAESLLSGDRRVLYCATAELLDREMEERVRLHRVRRPDHWLTWEGRPEDLAEAVRSFDGDLLVDCLTVWLSRICLGDPAFEGPLEDWRELLERALGMVEELFRVPVKGRMVVVSNEVGFSLVPPNRMGRRFQELQGMANSRAAGLCDRVALVAAGMPIWLKG, via the coding sequence GTGGAGAGGGTATTGATCTTGGGAGGGGTGAGGAGCGGTAAGAGTCGCTTTGCGGAGTCCTTGCTGTCCGGGGATCGCAGGGTTCTTTACTGTGCCACCGCGGAGCTGTTGGACCGTGAGATGGAGGAGCGGGTAAGGCTTCATCGGGTTAGGCGTCCGGACCACTGGCTCACCTGGGAGGGAAGGCCCGAGGACCTGGCGGAGGCGGTCCGGTCCTTTGATGGGGACCTGTTGGTGGACTGTCTTACCGTTTGGCTGAGCCGAATCTGCCTTGGGGACCCTGCATTTGAGGGGCCCCTGGAGGATTGGAGGGAGCTCCTGGAGAGGGCCCTCGGCATGGTGGAGGAGCTCTTCCGCGTCCCCGTGAAGGGCCGGATGGTGGTGGTGTCAAACGAGGTGGGTTTTTCCCTGGTGCCCCCTAACCGGATGGGCAGGCGTTTCCAGGAGCTTCAGGGGATGGCCAACTCAAGGGCCGCGGGGCTCTGCGATAGGGTGGCCTTGGTGGCCGCGGGGATGCCCATATGGTTAAAGGGTTGA
- a CDS encoding threonine ammonia-lyase has translation MAKQLNINPSITDSLMAYRFLKGKVRHTPTELSSPLSALSGAAVYLKWENQQICGAFKVRGALFKMNSLDPAKRAKGVVTASSGNHAQGVAMAASALGVKGIICVPSTCPETKKEAISRLGGPWITLKVVQGSYDQAEEEALRLSREEGMEFISAFEDHHIVCGASTIGIEMMMDQPDLDVIIVPAGGGGLMNGVALAACHLRPGIKVYGVQSEASNPYVVSWEDGIVKDVEYLPTLADGLAGYIPQSLLDLAKTRMAGMVQVTERSIGRAMAFLLHHHHQVVEGSGAVGVAAILEKRLDLRGLKVGIVISGGNVDSHRLRQVLDEHLEGVKNL, from the coding sequence TTGGCAAAGCAGCTCAACATAAACCCCTCCATCACCGACTCCCTGATGGCCTATCGGTTTCTAAAGGGCAAGGTAAGGCACACCCCTACGGAGCTATCAAGCCCCTTGAGCGCCCTTTCGGGGGCCGCGGTCTACCTCAAGTGGGAGAACCAACAGATATGCGGGGCCTTCAAGGTTAGGGGGGCCCTGTTCAAGATGAACAGCCTGGACCCGGCAAAGCGGGCGAAGGGGGTGGTGACCGCCTCCAGCGGAAACCATGCCCAGGGGGTCGCCATGGCGGCCAGCGCCCTGGGGGTCAAGGGCATCATATGCGTGCCCTCCACTTGCCCGGAGACCAAGAAAGAGGCCATCTCAAGGCTAGGAGGCCCTTGGATAACCCTCAAGGTGGTTCAGGGCTCCTACGACCAGGCGGAGGAGGAGGCCTTGAGGCTCTCCCGGGAGGAGGGGATGGAGTTCATCTCCGCCTTTGAAGACCACCATATCGTATGCGGGGCCTCCACCATAGGCATCGAGATGATGATGGACCAGCCCGACCTGGACGTTATAATCGTCCCCGCCGGCGGAGGGGGTCTCATGAACGGGGTGGCCCTGGCGGCCTGCCACCTGCGCCCGGGCATCAAGGTATACGGGGTCCAGTCCGAGGCGTCCAACCCTTACGTGGTCTCCTGGGAGGACGGGATAGTTAAGGACGTGGAATACCTTCCCACCCTGGCGGACGGCCTGGCGGGGTACATCCCCCAGAGCCTGTTGGACCTCGCCAAGACCCGCATGGCGGGGATGGTCCAGGTCACCGAGCGCTCCATCGGACGGGCCATGGCGTTCCTGCTGCATCATCACCACCAGGTGGTGGAGGGCTCCGGCGCGGTCGGGGTGGCGGCCATCCTGGAGAAACGCCTGGACCTAAGGGGTCTTAAGGTGGGGATAGTGATCTCCGGGGGGAACGTGGACTCCCACCGCCTCCGGCAGGTGCTGGACGAACACCTGGAAGGGGTGAAGAACCTCTAG
- a CDS encoding thermonuclease family protein — MRKFHGNRLGVLLGLALAVLGVLRGAGVAGPSAEGVVVDVSDGDTVKVRLSGDVKTLRYLYIDTPELHHPQRGEEEFGEAAAELNRKLVMGRAIRIEFDAEREDKYGRLLGTPMVNLEGRWVRVSEALAARGLGLSMVVPPNDSGAWRVRGAVMEAKEKGLGLWGPSRDRSRGFSEAQIKAFAGKLRGRWIRAEIKVKKITQSKGGTVRIWGDRGFLHILSYPGVYDFSSLQPGDRLVIWGCLTASSRGWHVRWIDPAQKMN; from the coding sequence GTGAGGAAGTTCCACGGGAACAGACTGGGGGTTCTCCTGGGGCTGGCGCTGGCGGTCCTGGGGGTTCTCCGCGGTGCCGGTGTGGCGGGGCCTTCCGCGGAGGGGGTTGTGGTGGACGTCTCGGACGGGGACACCGTTAAGGTCCGCTTGTCCGGGGATGTTAAGACCCTTCGCTACCTATATATAGACACACCTGAGCTGCATCATCCCCAACGGGGGGAGGAGGAGTTTGGGGAGGCCGCGGCGGAGCTCAACCGGAAGCTTGTCATGGGTCGGGCGATAAGGATAGAGTTCGACGCGGAGAGGGAGGATAAGTACGGAAGGCTTCTTGGGACCCCTATGGTCAACCTTGAGGGCCGGTGGGTGCGGGTAAGCGAGGCCTTGGCTGCCCGGGGGCTAGGACTCAGCATGGTAGTACCCCCTAACGATTCCGGTGCCTGGCGGGTGAGGGGGGCCGTCATGGAGGCCAAGGAGAAGGGCCTCGGCCTTTGGGGGCCCAGCAGGGACAGGTCCAGGGGTTTCTCCGAGGCCCAGATCAAGGCCTTCGCGGGTAAGCTTCGAGGCCGTTGGATCCGTGCGGAGATCAAGGTGAAGAAGATCACCCAGTCAAAGGGTGGTACGGTGCGGATATGGGGGGACCGGGGCTTCCTGCATATCCTGAGCTACCCGGGGGTCTACGACTTCTCATCCCTGCAGCCCGGGGACCGGCTTGTAATATGGGGGTGTCTCACCGCTTCCTCCAGGGGTTGGCATGTCCGCTGGATAGACCCCGCCCAGAAGATGAACTAG